Proteins encoded by one window of Balearica regulorum gibbericeps isolate bBalReg1 chromosome 21, bBalReg1.pri, whole genome shotgun sequence:
- the ZBTB17 gene encoding zinc finger and BTB domain-containing protein 17 isoform X5, with translation MDFPQHSKQVLEQLNQQRQLGLLCDCTFVVDGIDFKAHKAVLAACSEYFRMLFVDQKDVVHLDISNAAGLGQVLEFMYTAKLSLNPDNVEDVLAVAGFLQMQEIVSACNALKSLAAPAESPAESQQPPAEIGADKAAVEDKRSTAEALSDLDKIKPVPPDSEGKEETPVAAAAQPKAQTEQLGGQEGADAGVQEGPDAEFPSHPQPAESVVSSGSSAAKGDISLGAETGEMELEGKEEEEGEMMVEDQEEAKIPEEEQPRLENGENAEDNESGSTDSGQENSGETRLLRSGTYSDRTESKAYGSVTHKCEDCGKEFTHTGNFKRHIRIHTGEKPFSCRECNKAFSDPAACKAHEKTHSPLKPYGCEECGKSYRLISLLNLHKKRHTGEAKYRCDDCGKLFTTSGNLKRHQLVHSGEKPYQCDYCGRSFSDPTSKMRHLETHDTDKEHKCPHCDKKFNQVGNLKAHLKIHIADGPLKCRECGKQFTTSGNLKRHLRIHSGEKPYVCVHCQRQFADPGALQRHVRIHTGEKPCQCLICGKAFTQASSLIAHVRQHTGEKPYVCERCGKRFVQSSQLANHIRHHDNIRPHKCTVCNKAFVNVGDLSKHIIIHTGEKPFLCDKCGRGFNRVDNLRSHVKTVHQGKAGIKILEPEEGDEVNIVTVASDDMVTLATEALAATAVTQLTVVPVAAAVTADETEALKAEITKAVKQVQEADPNTQILYACDSCGEKFLDATSLAQHVRIHTAQALVMFQADTDFYQQYGTATAWQTEQVIPAGELLFRTRDGPPESSAAPLVPAPTAGEGQPPPE, from the exons ATGGAtttcccccagcacagcaagcaaGTCCTGGAACAGCTGAACCAGCAGCGGCAGCTGGGTTTGCTGTGCGACTGCACCTTTGTGGTGGACGGCATCGACTTCAAGGCTCACAAAGCTGTGCTGGCGGCCTGCAGCGAGTATTTCAGGATGCTTTTCGTCGACCAGAAGGACGTGGTGCACCTCGACATCAGCAACGCAGCAG GCCTGGGCCAGGTTTTGGAGTTCATGTACACGGCTAAGCTAAGCCTGAACCCTGACAACGTGGAAGATGTGCTGGCCGTGGCGGGTTTCCTCCAGATGCAGGAGATTGTCAGCGCTTGCAATGCTCTCAAGTCCCTCGCCGCACCAGCAGAAAGCCCCGCTGAGAGCCAGCAGCCCCCCGCCGAAATTG GGGCCGACAAGGCAGCTGTCGAGGACAAGAGATCAACTGCGGAAGCACTGAGTGATCttgataaaataaaaccagttccTCCCGAttcagaggggaaggaagagacgCCCGTGGccgcagcagcacagcccaagGCGCAgacagagcagctgggtggcCAAGAAG GGGCAGATGCTGGTGTCCAAGAGGGCCCCGATGCCGAATTCCCCAGCCACCCGCAGCCAGCGGAGAGCGTGGTCAGCAGCGGCAGCTCCGCGGCAAAGGGTGACATCTCTCTGGGTGCCGAAACAGGAG AGATGgagctggaagggaaggaggaggaggagggggagatgATGGTGGAGGACCAAGAGGAGGCTAAAATCCCTGAGGAAGAGCAGCCCCGGttagaaaatggagaaaatgccGAAGATAACGAATCGGGGAGCACTGACTCCGGGCAGGAGAACTCGGGTGAAACCCGTCTGCTGCGTTCGGGTACTTACAGCGACAGGACCGAGTCGAAAGCCTACGGCTCCGTCACCCACAAGTGCGAG GACTGCGGGAAGGAGTTCACCCACACCGGTAACTTCAAGCGGCACATCCGTATCCACACCGGCGAGAAACCCTTCTCCTGCAGGGAGTGTAACAAAGCCTTCTCTGACCCGGCTGCGTGCAAAGCCCACGAGAAGACGCACAG CCCGTTGAAGCCGTACGGCTGCGAGGAGTGCGGGAAGAGCTACCGCCTCATCAGCCTGCTGAACCTCCACAAGAAACGGCACACGGGGGAGGCCAAATACCGCTGCGATGACTGCGGCAAGCTCTTCACCACCTCCGGCAACCTCAAACGGCACCAGCTGGTCCACAGCGGGGAGAAACCGTACCAGTGTGACTACTGCGGGCGCTCCTTCTCCGATCCCACCTCTAAAATGCGGCACCTGGAGACCCACGACACCGACAAGGAGCACAAGTGTCCCCACTGCGACAAGAAATTCAACCAG GTGGGGAACTTGAAGGCTCACTTGAAGATTCACATCGCTGACGGACCCCTGAAGTGTCGGGAGTGCGGCAAGCAGTTCACCACTTCAG GCAACCTGAAACGGCACCTCCGGATCCACAGCGGGGAGAAACCCTACGTCTGCGTCCACTGCCAGCGCCAGTTTGCCGATCCCGGAGCGCTCCAGCGCCATGTCCGCATCCACACTG GAGAGAAGCCATGCCAGTGTTTAATCTGCGGAAAAGCCTTCACCCAAGCGAGCTCCCTCATCGCCCACGTACGCCAACACACAGGGGAGAAGCCCTACGTCTGCGAACGCTGCGGCAAGAG GTTCGTCCAGTCGAGCCAACTGGCCAACCACATCCGCCATCATGATAATATCCGACCCCACAAATGCACCGTTTGCAACAAAGCCTTCGTCAACGTGGGCGATCTCTCCAAACACATCATCATCCACACCG GGGAGAAGCCCTTCTTGTGCGACAAATGCGGCCGGGGTTTCAACCGGGTGGACAACCTGCGTTCTCATGTCAAGACGGTTCATCAAGGCAAGGCGGGCATTAAAATCCTCGAGCCGGAGGAAGGCGACGAGGTCAACATTGTCACGGTGGCTTCTGATGACATGGTGACGTTGGCCACCGAGGCGCTGGCCGCCACCGCTGTCACGCAGCTCACGG TGGTTCCTGTAGCAGCTGCGGTGACGGCGGATGAGACCGAAGCACTTAAAGCCGAAATCACCAAAGCAGTGAAACAAGTGCAAGAAGCAG aCCCCAACACCCAGATCCTCTACGCTTGCGATTCCTGTGGGGAAAAATTCCTGGATGCCACCAGCCTGGCGCAGCACGTCCGCATCCACACCGCCCAGGCCCTCGTCATGTTCCAGGCCGACACGGACTTTTACCAGCAGTACGGAACGGCCACAGCTTGGCAAACGGAACAGGTCATTCCTGCCGGAGAATTGCTCTTCCGAACCCGCGACGGACCCCCCGAATCCTCCGCAGCCCCCCTGGTTCCTGCGCCTACAGCCGGGGAGGGTCAGCCGCCCCCCGAGTGA